CGCCTCGCTCTTCCAGTACCTCGAGCGCGAGCTCCGGCTCACGAGCAGCGCCGCCGCCCGGCGCATGACGGCCGCCGCGCTCGTCCAGCGCTTCCCCGCCGTCGTGGAGCCGCTCCGCGATGGGCGCTGTGCATGTCGGTCGTCTACGAGCTCTCGAAGGCGCTCACCCCTGAGAACGCGAGCGAGGTGCTGCCGCGCTTCTACGGGCTCTCGAAGCGCGAGGCGGAGGCGCTCGTCGCCGAGCTCAGGCCGGTCGCGAACCCGCCGCGGCGCGAGGTGGTCACGGCGCTCGCGCGCACCGCGCCGCCACTGCGCGCGAGCGCGCCCGCGGAGGCGCGCACCGCCTCGCCTGTACCCGAACGGACTTCGCCGGCGAAGTCCGAAAGGGTACAGCCAGACGCAGACCTCTTCTCCGCGCCGGCTCGCCCGCGCGACGAGGTGGTGCCCCTCGACGCCGAGCTCCGCCGCTACCACGTCACCGTCTCGAAGGCGTTCCTCGCCAAGCTCGACGCCGCGAAAGACGCGCTCTCCCACGCCATCCCCGACGGCGACACCGAGGCGGTGCTCACCGCCGCGCTCGACCTCCTCCTCGAGAAGGCCGCCCGCCGGCGCGGCCTCGTGAAGCGGCCGCGGCCGGCGCCTCAGAAGCCCTCCGCTGACCCGCGCCACGTCCCGGCGGCGGTCGCGCGGGAGGTGTGGAAGCGGGACGGCGGCCCCTGCAGCTTCCGCCTGCCGGACGGGAGCGTCTGCGGCTCGACCAAGCGGCTCGGGCTCGACCACATCCGGCCCGTAGCGCTCGGCGGGCGCAGCACCGCCGACAAGCTGAGAGTGGCTTGCTGCGATCACAACTCCCTGCACGCGGAGCACGTCTTCGGCAGGGAGCACATGGAACAGTTCCGGAAGAACGCGGGCCGGAGCGCTCCATCCACCGCCGCTGGCGGAAGCACTTCAGGGGCGTGCGGCGAGGGCGCTGAGGCCGCTGGCTCGACGCGGACGCAGGGACAGCGCTGTACCGGATCGTGAGCCGATCTCGCGGACGCCGCAGCGGACGTGGGGGGCGGCGCCTCGCCGGCGTCGCTCGCCGGACGGTGCCGCCCGGCTCGACGAGGCGGCGACCGCTGGACGCGCGACGACCCGCGCGCGGGCGCAGAGCGGCGGGGGAAACGGCGGGGGGGCCGCTCGCGGAGCCGCACCAGGCGAGTTGCCTCGAGCTCGACCGCGGCGGGGGACGAGGCCCCGCCCGACAGCCCGAGGAGATCCCGACCCCGACCGCGATCTCGACCCCGACCGTGGAGTCGACGGCGACCTCGACCGCGACCCCGACCTCGTCCGCGGCCCCCACGACTGCTACTGCGACGCCGCGAGCGCCGGCCGATGTCAGTGCGGCAACGGATCGAGCGGGGGGGGGTCCTTGCGCGGGCGCGGGGGCGCCTTGAGCTCCAGCTCCACCACCATCTCGACGCGGCGGTTGAGCTCGCGCGCCTCGAGGGTGTCGCCCTGGGCGATGGGGCGGGTCGAGGCGAAGCCGGTGGCGGAGAGGCGGTGGGGGTCGGCGTGGTGGGCGCGCTCGAGGTAGCTCGCCACCGTCGCGGCGCGGGCCGCGGACAGCTCCCAGTTGTCGTG
This Anaeromyxobacter diazotrophicus DNA region includes the following protein-coding sequences:
- a CDS encoding HNH endonuclease signature motif containing protein, translating into MSVVYELSKALTPENASEVLPRFYGLSKREAEALVAELRPVANPPRREVVTALARTAPPLRASAPAEARTASPVPERTSPAKSERVQPDADLFSAPARPRDEVVPLDAELRRYHVTVSKAFLAKLDAAKDALSHAIPDGDTEAVLTAALDLLLEKAARRRGLVKRPRPAPQKPSADPRHVPAAVAREVWKRDGGPCSFRLPDGSVCGSTKRLGLDHIRPVALGGRSTADKLRVACCDHNSLHAEHVFGREHMEQFRKNAGRSAPSTAAGGSTSGACGEGAEAAGSTRTQGQRCTGS